A stretch of DNA from Cygnus atratus isolate AKBS03 ecotype Queensland, Australia chromosome 9, CAtr_DNAZoo_HiC_assembly, whole genome shotgun sequence:
ACTGCTGCAAACCTGGCCAGACAAAATGGGTGGAAGGGCAGAAGGTGGGGAATGTCTGTATCCGATTATGAATTGGAGGAAATGACTGTCTGTGCTCTGTGCACTGGTGGGCTCGGAGTACGCTGCTGGCAGTCTGCTTAGCGTTGTAGGATACTGAACAAAAAGTGGTGAATCGTGAgcttttgtgtttaaaataactaCCAGGGTTACAAGAagttgttctttaaaaatatgttgtggGTTTTCTATTGGCTTTCTTAAACTAACTGgaaactttctgctttttttcaggaacattttttctctgaaaacattgCTGCTAAAAAGCTCCAAACAGGAGAAGTAAATCCAGTCAGCTTGTCAGGTCACTGGCTCAGTGTAAAAGTGCTTTCATGAGGTAACGTTGGGCCAAAGtcaacttttctttctcctttgtaaaTCTGCAGCCAAGCAATGGGCCAGAAAATCTCAGGGAGCATAAAGTCTGTGGATGTGAGGGAGCCCCCTTATAGACCTGTTAAACGAGAGCTGAGAGGCCCGGATTTTTGCAAGCCCGCCCGGCTGGACATGTTGTTGGACATGCCCCCTGCCAAGCTGGAGGTCCAATATAAACATGCTTGGAACAATGAAGATCgctctttaaatatatttgtaaaggAAGACGATAAACTGACTTTTCACAGACACCCAGTTGCCCAAAGCACAGATTGCATCCGGGGCAAAGTCGGCTACACGAGAGGCCTCCACGTCTGGCAAATCCACTGGCCCACGAGGCAACGGGGAACTCACGCTGTGGTGGGCGTCTCCACAGCCGAAGCTCCGCTGCACTCGGTGGGGTACACGTCATTGGTTGGTAGCAATAGCGAATCGTGGGGCTGGGATTTGGGACGCAACAAACTCTATCACAATTGTAAAAACCAGCCTGGGGTCACGTATCCAGTCTTTTTGGAACCAGACGAGTCTTTTGTACTCCCAGACTCCTTACTGGTGGTGTTGGATATGGATGAAGGGACGCTCAGCTTCATGGTAGATGGACAGTATCTTGGAGTGGCCTTCAGAGgactaaaagggaaaaaactttACCCCATAGTCAGTGCAGTTTGGGGGCACTGTGAAATTACAATGAGATACATCAATGGACTTGACCGTAAGTGTTAACGTATTTCTTCATTGCACTGTCTTTCAACTCTTCTCAtgtaggatttattttctttatcttttcattGTGAACCGAGTGTACTGGAGAAGGACTCTCCACTGTGAGTAAATTGCATTCTGTAGTTACTGCACACAACTAACAACGGTATGGAttgtatcaaaatattttctgttgtaagaattttttgtttcagcGAGCAGAGTGGCAGGAAATCTGTGTCCAAAGAAAGTGAACAGactgaggggagaaaaaaatcttgagaaaaTTCCAGGGTATGTTTAACAGTAAAACTCTTGTTTACTGAAGGATGTGTTTTAAATCTATGGTTTTCAAATAGGATTTGTGAATCCTATAAAAATTTATGGTGATACTGGGAACTCTTGCATGGTGTGTGCAAACATACTTGAATTCAGACCAGTGggctttctttctgcagttgtCTTCCCAGGACCCTCAGAAGCAGTGGTGGATCCCCAAGAATCTGGGAACTCAGatcaaatactgttttcagcagtttttctgaaattgaGCCCTTCTCCTTGGTTCGTTTCAGAAGGTGCTCTCTCAgggtattttcttcttcagaaacacagtTTATTGGGTAAGCTTTAGCTATTTTTGATATAAAGGGACAAATCAAATACCTTAGGTAGTAAGGAGCAGCATGTTGCTGCTGTGTCCCTAAAGTAGCCCACCAGAACATGCGCTACGGATCTGGGTTTTGTCCAGTTCTTCTCAGTGTTTGGGAAGAACTGTGCTCTGCCAGATccatctgcagcacagcacatgtTGGGTTGTGCCCAGTTGCCTACACGCAGTTTATCTGCTGCTGGGAATTGTGGAATGGACGGCTGAACAAGGTAGCAGTAAGTGGAACCTTGTTCTTGCTAATACTGTGTTACCTGATCCATAGGATGAACTGTGAATGTAAATATATAGATTTAGCAAAAGCACATGGCTGAACtaaactttcttgttttttggACTTTATGAATGGAACTTGTTTGTGTAAAAAGGGAATAATCTGATAGCAAGTGTACAACACCTCAGCCTTTCAATTAGTGATATTTAAAGGAATTTACAATTCTTTTCAATTAGGTTGGGatggtctattttttttcccatcaaatTAATTCTCTGCTCATTAGCCTTGCATCTGACATACAAAGTAGAAACATAATTAAAGAACTTGACCCTGTTTAAGATTGCTTTTTCATAAGCATCTGTAATAGGCACTGGGGGGAAGAATCTTTATCCACAGAAGCCCTGCAGGTTATTATAGTCAAATGCTAAATAGCTTCTTGAGTGCTTTCATATAAGGGAATATCAGAGGATCATAAGTATTTTGCAATTACTCAGATATTGCAGAGTTGTGTGCTGACTGCTTGCTACAGACTTTTTTTGGAGGCTGGTGGGGGAGGGATGCTTTTGCAAACTGAATATTTGTGTGCGAAAGCAGTTTTCATAATGCTGGGAATATCTGCCAAGCTAAGCAAAGTATTGCTCAGCTTGGTCCACCACGTCCTCAGAAGGAGTCGTTCTGCCTTCCTTTTgtaccctctgcagggctgctcgaGGGAGCCctagaaagatgaaaacaaggGACGAGGATGTGAATGAGTTTGgtagaaattataaaataaaaggggCTAAGTAGGGAAGCATAGCTGTGGTCTGTGAGacagctgagagaaaaattCCCATCCGGTCTCTTGTGGGATAGTTTTGCTGGAAAAGGCAGGATAGCTTCCTTAGATGATCCCAGAGGAAGACAGAACAGTCGTGCTCAAGCATGAACCCATGGCTAAGAGTAAACTTGTAAACTAAGCTTTTATGTCAGCCTGAATGCTGACCTGAGCATGTGAAGAGGAAGTGTAAAGCCACTTTGCCGTGAGGCACTTTGACATCCTGGAGTCACGTCATTTGTTATCACATGTTCACTGATCCCTTACCGTCCtgcaacaaaaacagcattcaAGAAACCAGAGTAGCTTG
This window harbors:
- the SPSB4 gene encoding SPRY domain-containing SOCS box protein 4 isoform X4; translated protein: MGQKISGSIKSVDVREPPYRPVKRELRGPDFCKPARLDMLLDMPPAKLEVQYKHAWNNEDRSLNIFVKEDDKLTFHRHPVAQSTDCIRGKVGYTRGLHVWQIHWPTRQRGTHAVVGVSTAEAPLHSVGYTSLVGSNSESWGWDLGRNKLYHNCKNQPGVTYPVFLEPDESFVLPDSLLVVLDMDEGTLSFMVDGQYLGVAFRGLKGKKLYPIVSAVWGHCEITMRYINGLDPF
- the SPSB4 gene encoding SPRY domain-containing SOCS box protein 4 isoform X1, encoding MGQKISGSIKSVDVREPPYRPVKRELRGPDFCKPARLDMLLDMPPAKLEVQYKHAWNNEDRSLNIFVKEDDKLTFHRHPVAQSTDCIRGKVGYTRGLHVWQIHWPTRQRGTHAVVGVSTAEAPLHSVGYTSLVGSNSESWGWDLGRNKLYHNCKNQPGVTYPVFLEPDESFVLPDSLLVVLDMDEGTLSFMVDGQYLGVAFRGLKGKKLYPIVSAVWGHCEITMRYINGLDPEPLPLMDLCRRSIRFALGRDRLHDIEILPLPLSLKNYLQYQ
- the SPSB4 gene encoding SPRY domain-containing SOCS box protein 4 isoform X3; the encoded protein is MGQKISGSIKSVDVREPPYRPVKRELRGPDFCKPARLDMLLDMPPAKLEVQYKHAWNNEDRSLNIFVKEDDKLTFHRHPVAQSTDCIRGKVGYTRGLHVWQIHWPTRQRGTHAVVGVSTAEAPLHSVGYTSLVGSNSESWGWDLGRNKLYHNCKNQPGVTYPVFLEPDESFVLPDSLLVVLDMDEGTLSFMVDGQYLGVAFRGLKGKKLYPIVSAVWGHCEITMRYINGLDQSR
- the SPSB4 gene encoding SPRY domain-containing SOCS box protein 4 isoform X2, with product MGQKISGSIKSVDVREPPYRPVKRELRGPDFCKPARLDMLLDMPPAKLEVQYKHAWNNEDRSLNIFVKEDDKLTFHRHPVAQSTDCIRGKVGYTRGLHVWQIHWPTRQRGTHAVVGVSTAEAPLHSVGYTSLVGSNSESWGWDLGRNKLYHNCKNQPGVTYPVFLEPDESFVLPDSLLVVLDMDEGTLSFMVDGQYLGVAFRGLKGKKLYPIVSAVWGHCEITMRYINGLDPSLQAK